In a genomic window of Periophthalmus magnuspinnatus isolate fPerMag1 chromosome 3, fPerMag1.2.pri, whole genome shotgun sequence:
- the LOC117393870 gene encoding retinoblastoma-like protein 2: MNRSYEKWQEVGPSDALINMFRAYSTDSTEAVQSNVNQLLSRLMESSRGTTTNEENFVQAEKCCFESKVWFYNILESLLREKDRKPRLKKYISSFLEDTPFQRSLVLCCLEITFRTNKIAYYFNPRLLHIFNLAAYNLYEVVDLVLHVRVDLTLDVTHHLLKVVEMTVERLAWTSDSPLWEEIRANEGKLPTCQQVMSPKELEDPMRMEQLDQDSIQAEQTSDQQNRTLNRLQRNIRLYIFARKVYRLMHKRLRTLCSALNLQDEKRLKIWTCFEYSLVHHFDLLRDRHLEWLLLCAIHGVTKNTKDELPFKHIIHCYKNKHVNKNTPIQKVHPEQSQNNITRGRFPTPNTPSVVRDQEYDSITCFYSQVYTPAMGHFVRKLAPTSGVETPPLSPYPIQPSPSNRKYRVSNNLNVFVSQLNKQTSSPQPAGMCYDFQSSPSQCLRDINAMVKLHGPPVKRGRLQLDYSRLQDEDDMDGVSGPSANMAPMSSLQRRILEVERDRMQIENDKVEPSSDL; encoded by the exons ATGAACCGTTCTTATGAGAAGTGGCAGGAAGTGGGCCCCAGTGATGCTCTGATCAATATGTTTAG GGCCTACTCCACAGATTCCACTGAGGCTGTGCAGTCCAACGTGAACCAACTACTCAGCAGATTAATGGAATCATCTAGAGGCACCACAACTAATGAGGAAAACTTTG TGCAAGCAGAAAAGTGTTGTTTTGAAAGCAAAGTTTGGTTTTACAACATACTGGAGAGCCTTCTGCGGGAGAAGGATCGAAAACCTAGACTCAAGAAGTATATCTCA AGTTTCTTAGAAGACACCCCATTTCAACGCAGTTTGGTGCTGTGCTGCTTAGAGATCACCTTTCGCACCAACAAGATAGCGTATTATTTCAACCCACGATTACTTCACATTTTCAATTTGGCAGCATACAACCTTTATGAG GTTGTAGATCTGGTGTTACATGTTCGAGTTGACTTGACACTTGACGTGACCCatcatcttctcaaagttgtagAGATGACTGTTGAGAGGTTGGCTTGGACAAGTGATTCTCCTCTCTGGGAGGAAATTAGGGCAAATGAGGGAAAACTACCCACCTGCCAGCAG GTTATGTCCCCTAAAGAACTAGAAGACCCTATGAGAATGGAACAGCTGGACCAGGACTCAATTCAAG CTGAACAAACTTCTGACCAGCAGAACCGGACCTTAAACAGACTGCAGAGAAACATCCGTCTTTATATATTTGCACGTAAG GTTTACAGGTTAATGCATAAACGACTGAGAACACTGTGCTCTGCACTGAACCTACAAGATGAGAAGCGCCTGAAGATCTGGACTTGTTTTGAGTACTCCCTGGTTCACCACTTTGACCTGCTCAGAGACCGTCACCTGGAGTGGCTGCTGCTGTGTGCCATCCATGGCGTGACCAAG aataCAAAAGATGAGCTCCCTTTCAAGCACATAATTCACtgctacaaaaataaacat GTGAACAAGAACACGCCAATACAGAAAGTACACCCTGAACAATCCCAAAATAACA TCACCAGAGGCAGGTTTCCCACTCCAAACACCCCATCAGTAGTCCGTGATCAGGAGTATGACAGCATCACCTGCTTTTACAGCCAGGTCTACACACCTGCCATGGGGCACTTTGTCAGAAAGTTAGCACCAACCTCTGGG gttGAGACGCCACCTCTGTCTCCATACCCCATACAGCCCTCACCATCGAATCGCAAATACAGAGTTAGCAACAATTTAAACGTTTTTGTGTCacaattaaacaaacaaacttctTCACCACAACCTGCAGGAATGTGCTATGATTTCCAGTCCAGCCCATCACAG tgCCTTCGTGACATCAATGCCATGGTCAAATTGCACGGGCCTCCTGTCAAGCGAGGAAGATTACAGCTTGATTACAGTAGATTACAGGATGAAGATGATATGGATGGTGTCAGTGGCCCCTCGGCTAACATGGCTCCCATGAGCAGCCTGCAGAGGAGAATCCTAGAGGTGGAGCGGGATCGGATGCAGATAGAGAATGACAAGGTCGAGCCATCTTCAGATCTCTAG